One genomic region from Mus pahari unplaced genomic scaffold, PAHARI_EIJ_v1.1 scaffold_6677_1, whole genome shotgun sequence encodes:
- the LOC110314772 gene encoding olfactory receptor 2A12-like: protein MIPGQNQSWVTEFILLGFSSDPMTNSILFIVFLLIYLSSVLGNGLIIMLVCLNTQLHTPMYFFLCTLSLLDMGYVTTTMPQMLVHLLAHSQTISFVGCWLQMFVFAALGTSESILFVVMAYDRYVAICYPLRYTIILNWSLCKWLASGTCVCGFLSALLHTFFTMRLPYCGPNKVNHYFCESPSVRSLACMDTHLIEMVDFVLSVFLVVTPISLIVASYIRIAMAILKIKSTQGRCKAFSTCASHLIVVTFFYAPATXIYXRPXSSYSPERDKQISLFYNVFTALLNPVVYSLRNKDIKRAFLKVMGHGRMDW, encoded by the coding sequence ATGATTCCAGGGCAGAACCAAAGCTGGGTCACTGAGTTCATCCTGCTTGGCTTCTCCAGTGACCCCATGACCAACAGCATCCTCTTCATTGTCTTTCTTCTCATCTACCTGAGCTCAGTCCTGGGCAACGGGCTCATCATCATGCTGGTCTGCCTGAACACACAGCTGcacactcccatgtacttcttcctctgtaCCCTCTCCTTGTTGGATATGGGCTATGTCACCACTACCATGCCCCAGATGTTGGTGCATCTTCTTGCTCACTCTCAGACCATCTCCTTTGTTGGTTGCTGGCTGCAGATGTTTGTGTTTGCTGCCCTGGGTACTTCTGAGAGCATCCTCTTTGTTGTGATGGCTTATGACCGGTATGTGGCCATTTGCTATCCACTGCGCTATACTATCATCCTCAACTGGAGCCTGTGTAAATGGTTGGCATCTGGGACCTGTGTCTGtggttttctctctgctttgctaCATACATTCTTTACCATGAGATTGCCATATTGTGGTCCCAACAAGGTCAACCATTACTTCTGTGAAAGTCCTTCAGTTCGTAGCCTGGCTTGCATGGATACTCACCTAATTGAGATGGTGGACTTTGTCTTGAGTGTCTTTTTGGTTGTTACTCCAATTTCCCTCATTGTGGCCTCCTACATTCGTATTGCCATGGCGATTCTGAAGATCAAGTCCACCCAGGGCCGCTGCAAGGCTTTCTCTACCTGTGCCTCCCACCTGATTGTGGTCACATTCTTCTATGCTCCAGCCACTTANATCTACNTNAGGCCCNACTCNAGCTACTCCCCTGAGCGAGACAAGCAGATCTCACTCTTTTACAATGTCTTCACAGCCTTGCTCAACCCTGTGGTCTACAGTCTGAGGAACAAGGACATCAAAAGGGCATTTCTCAAGGTGATGGGACATGGTAGGATGGACTGGTGA